The proteins below are encoded in one region of Pedococcus aerophilus:
- a CDS encoding phospho-sugar mutase, with protein sequence MTYAARHGSGGTSPVDGHAQELIDAAQEWVDDDPDHDTRVELGEVLARAKEGDESAVADLEDRFSGMLEFGTAGLRGAIGAGPNRMNRSVVIRAAAGLAAYLKQSVAEPFVVVGYDARTKSDVFARDTAAVTVGAGGRAAILPHTLPTPVLAFAIRHLGADAGVMVTASHNPPQDNGYKVYLGDGSQIVPPADAGIAGQIARVPAVADVPLADDGWDTLGDDVLEAYLDATAAVVAPDGPRDIDIVHTALHGVGSDTLLRVFERAGFPQPVPVESQQHPDAAFPTVSFPNPEEPGAIDAALDLAREIGPDIVLANDPDADRCAVAVPFTVQSGANDGGTEWRMLRGDEVGALLGHHVLACGVEDDAVFANSIVSSRLLAAMATKAGIRHEETLTGFKWIARVEGLRYGYEEALGYCVDPGVVRDKDGVSAALLMAELAATVKAEGRTLQDVLDDLAVEHGVHATDSFSVRVADLSLIGTVMTRLREQPPAEVAGLAVSRTDDLSLGSEALPPTDGLRYFLEDDSRIIVRPSGTEPKLKVYLEVIEPVSSDLTTARDAAAERLTAIRTAMEGLTRV encoded by the coding sequence ATGACGTATGCCGCTCGGCACGGCTCCGGGGGCACCTCCCCCGTCGACGGCCACGCCCAGGAGCTCATCGACGCCGCCCAGGAGTGGGTGGACGACGACCCCGACCACGACACGAGGGTCGAGCTCGGCGAGGTCCTCGCGCGCGCCAAGGAGGGTGACGAGTCCGCCGTCGCCGACCTCGAGGACCGGTTCTCCGGGATGCTCGAGTTCGGCACCGCCGGCTTGCGCGGCGCCATCGGTGCCGGGCCCAACCGGATGAACCGCTCGGTGGTCATCCGCGCGGCAGCCGGCCTCGCGGCATACCTCAAGCAGTCCGTGGCGGAGCCGTTCGTCGTCGTGGGGTACGACGCCCGCACCAAGTCCGACGTCTTCGCCCGCGACACCGCGGCCGTCACCGTCGGTGCCGGCGGGCGCGCCGCGATCCTTCCGCACACGCTCCCGACCCCGGTCCTGGCCTTCGCGATCCGCCACCTCGGCGCTGATGCCGGTGTCATGGTCACCGCCAGCCACAACCCGCCGCAGGACAACGGGTACAAGGTCTACCTCGGCGACGGCTCGCAGATCGTGCCACCCGCCGATGCCGGCATCGCCGGGCAGATCGCCCGTGTGCCCGCCGTGGCCGACGTACCGCTGGCCGACGACGGCTGGGACACCCTCGGCGACGACGTGCTCGAGGCCTACCTCGACGCGACTGCGGCCGTGGTCGCGCCCGACGGCCCCCGCGACATCGACATCGTCCACACCGCGCTGCACGGTGTTGGCAGCGACACCCTGCTGCGCGTCTTCGAGCGGGCCGGGTTCCCCCAGCCGGTACCGGTCGAGAGCCAGCAGCACCCGGACGCCGCGTTCCCCACCGTGTCCTTCCCCAACCCCGAGGAGCCGGGCGCGATCGACGCCGCCCTCGACCTGGCGCGCGAGATCGGCCCCGACATCGTGCTGGCCAACGACCCGGACGCCGACCGCTGCGCGGTGGCCGTCCCCTTCACCGTTCAGAGTGGCGCGAACGACGGCGGCACCGAATGGCGGATGCTGCGCGGCGACGAGGTCGGTGCGCTGCTCGGCCACCACGTGCTGGCCTGCGGCGTCGAGGACGATGCCGTCTTCGCCAACTCGATCGTGTCGTCGCGCCTCCTTGCGGCCATGGCCACCAAGGCCGGGATCCGGCACGAGGAGACGCTCACCGGGTTCAAGTGGATCGCCCGCGTCGAGGGCCTGCGCTACGGGTATGAGGAGGCGCTGGGTTACTGCGTCGACCCGGGTGTCGTGCGCGACAAGGACGGCGTCAGCGCCGCCCTGCTCATGGCCGAGCTCGCTGCCACGGTCAAGGCCGAGGGCCGCACCCTGCAGGACGTGCTCGACGACCTCGCGGTGGAGCACGGCGTCCACGCCACCGACTCGTTCTCCGTGCGGGTGGCCGACCTGTCGCTCATCGGCACGGTCATGACGCGCCTGCGTGAGCAGCCGCCGGCCGAGGTTGCCGGTCTGGCTGTCTCTCGCACCGACGACCTGTCCTTGGGCAGCGAGGCTCTGCCGCCGACTGACGGCCTGCGCTATTTCCTCGAGGACGACTCGCGGATCATCGTGCGCCCTTCGGGCACCGAGCCCAAGCTCAAGGTGTACCTCGAGGTCATCGAGCCCGTGTCCTCGGACCTGACAACAGCCCGCGACGCCGCTGCGGAGCGGCTGACCGCGATCCGCACCGCGATGGAGGGCCTCACCCGAGTCTGA
- a CDS encoding immunity protein Imm33 domain-containing protein, whose translation METSAESNGGEVLGASQSLISGRWEWPVHGIRHPASRGTSGWYVWTGDLSDAEDFFQPWHQEHLVQRCPEVAHLLELPPGSRFLVAPDHEDVWHDPSLLDV comes from the coding sequence ATGGAGACTTCGGCCGAATCAAACGGTGGTGAGGTCCTCGGCGCCTCCCAGTCGCTCATCAGCGGACGCTGGGAGTGGCCGGTGCACGGAATCCGTCATCCCGCGAGCCGTGGGACGAGCGGCTGGTACGTGTGGACCGGAGATCTTTCCGATGCCGAGGACTTCTTCCAGCCCTGGCACCAGGAGCACCTGGTGCAGCGCTGCCCAGAGGTTGCCCACCTGCTCGAACTTCCACCCGGGTCCCGCTTCCTCGTGGCACCGGACCACGAAGATGTCTGGCACGACCCGTCGCTCCTCGACGTCTGA
- a CDS encoding HNH endonuclease signature motif containing protein gives MGRGMSFEQDRSAVAQVCAALTGLGDDLWAASGADLGSFLAQLDELAVRVDAARVEVLREAVDRGEAGSGRSGAHAWLLDHSPSLRAGGSARVVRLAEAAHDDRYAALLTAVREARVPLLTATVVLDEFERLSPRLAPGAAGPVLDGLIDVASWGRPKDVRGLRDRLVARYGALGEFQLEQDRACERRSLSQPFADGTGLFEYTMVVDAEAKVVIEAAVQGLSAPRPADGEPDRRPSGQRRMDALLEVVQRGVASADGVATTAKAEVFVSVSLEDLVARSNAATVFGSGETGTLIGPETARRIACDAGIVPVVLGKDGEVLDLGRRFRLFTSAQLRALWLRDGGCTFPDCTVPASWCDGHHLQHWADGGSTDLGNAALLCGRHHTVVHRKGYLGELVEGEVRWTLVPGSYDHWLADRKVSEGTGGSGGGSFTGAGKGAGGGPGQVASNGRAVRTYTVWEELATTAVAPPPTPPWRP, from the coding sequence ATGGGTAGGGGGATGTCGTTCGAGCAGGACCGGTCAGCGGTCGCTCAGGTGTGCGCCGCCCTGACCGGCCTCGGGGACGACCTCTGGGCTGCCAGCGGTGCAGATCTGGGCAGTTTCCTGGCCCAGCTCGACGAGCTGGCCGTCCGCGTCGACGCCGCGAGGGTGGAGGTGCTCCGCGAGGCGGTCGACCGCGGTGAGGCCGGTTCGGGACGGTCAGGCGCGCACGCGTGGCTGCTCGACCACTCGCCGTCGCTGCGGGCCGGCGGCTCGGCACGGGTCGTGCGGCTCGCCGAGGCGGCCCACGACGACCGGTATGCCGCGCTGCTCACCGCCGTCCGCGAGGCGCGCGTGCCGTTGCTCACCGCGACCGTGGTGCTCGACGAGTTCGAGCGGCTCAGCCCGCGCCTGGCCCCGGGTGCCGCGGGACCGGTCCTCGACGGGCTCATCGACGTCGCCTCGTGGGGCCGGCCCAAGGACGTGCGGGGACTCCGCGACCGGTTGGTTGCGAGGTACGGCGCGCTGGGCGAGTTCCAGCTGGAGCAGGACCGCGCGTGCGAGCGGCGCTCGCTGTCGCAGCCGTTCGCCGACGGCACGGGGCTCTTCGAGTACACGATGGTCGTCGACGCCGAGGCGAAGGTGGTCATCGAGGCCGCCGTCCAGGGGCTATCGGCACCGCGGCCGGCCGACGGCGAGCCTGACCGCCGACCATCGGGGCAGCGGCGGATGGATGCTCTGCTCGAGGTCGTGCAGCGCGGTGTCGCGTCGGCTGACGGCGTGGCCACCACGGCCAAGGCAGAGGTGTTCGTCAGCGTCTCCCTCGAGGACCTCGTGGCTCGGTCGAACGCCGCCACGGTGTTCGGGTCGGGCGAGACCGGCACGCTGATCGGCCCGGAGACGGCCCGCCGCATCGCCTGTGACGCCGGCATCGTGCCGGTCGTCCTCGGCAAGGACGGCGAGGTCCTCGACCTGGGGCGCCGGTTCCGGTTGTTCACGAGCGCCCAGCTGCGGGCACTGTGGTTGCGCGACGGCGGATGCACGTTCCCCGACTGCACGGTGCCGGCGTCCTGGTGCGACGGTCACCACCTCCAGCACTGGGCTGATGGCGGCTCGACGGACCTGGGCAACGCCGCGTTGCTCTGCGGGCGCCACCACACGGTCGTGCACCGCAAGGGCTACCTCGGCGAGCTGGTTGAGGGCGAGGTTCGGTGGACGCTCGTCCCCGGCTCCTACGACCACTGGCTCGCTGACCGGAAAGTCTCTGAGGGCACGGGTGGCTCGGGCGGGGGTTCGTTCACTGGCGCGGGCAAGGGCGCCGGTGGGGGCCCGGGCCAGGTCGCGTCGAACGGTCGGGCTGTGCGGACCTACACGGTGTGGGAGGAGCTGGCCACGACTGCCGTGGCCCCGCCCCCGACACCTCCGTGGCGACCATGA
- the deoC gene encoding deoxyribose-phosphate aldolase: protein MSAPSVDPTERARDLLGVSRLTNSALTSWLHGLPGVDQVGCEGRAAGLGTRSIKTTSKAWAIDLAISMIDLTTLEGADTKGKVRGLAAKALHPDVTDPSTPSPAAVCVYGDMVATAREALGDAPINVAAVATAFPSGRASMPVKLADTRDAIKAGADEIDMVIDRGAFLSGDYLRVFGEIAQVSEACVREDGTRARLKVIMETGELVTYDNVRRASWLSMLAGGDFIKTSTGKVSPAATLPVTLIMLEAVRDWHDLTGEMVGVKPAGGIRTSKDAIKFLVTVSEIAGDDWLDPFWFRFGASSLLNDLLLQRQRMRIGAYSGPDYITDDSPSLY, encoded by the coding sequence ATGTCTGCCCCCTCGGTCGACCCGACCGAACGGGCGCGCGACCTCCTCGGCGTCTCCCGCCTCACCAACTCCGCCCTCACCAGCTGGTTGCACGGCCTGCCGGGCGTCGACCAGGTGGGCTGCGAAGGACGCGCCGCGGGTCTCGGCACCCGCTCGATCAAGACCACGTCGAAGGCCTGGGCCATCGACCTGGCGATCTCGATGATCGACCTGACCACGCTCGAGGGCGCCGACACCAAGGGTAAGGTCCGCGGCCTCGCCGCCAAGGCGCTGCACCCCGACGTGACCGACCCGTCCACCCCCAGCCCGGCCGCGGTCTGCGTCTACGGCGACATGGTCGCCACGGCCCGCGAGGCGCTCGGCGACGCCCCGATCAACGTCGCCGCCGTCGCGACCGCCTTCCCGTCGGGCCGCGCGTCCATGCCGGTCAAGCTCGCCGACACCCGTGACGCCATCAAGGCCGGCGCGGACGAGATCGACATGGTCATCGACCGTGGGGCGTTCCTGTCCGGCGACTACCTGCGGGTGTTCGGTGAGATCGCCCAGGTGTCCGAGGCCTGCGTCCGCGAGGACGGCACCCGCGCCCGCCTCAAGGTCATCATGGAGACCGGCGAGCTCGTGACCTACGACAACGTCCGCCGCGCCTCGTGGCTGTCGATGCTCGCCGGTGGCGACTTCATCAAGACCTCGACCGGCAAGGTGTCGCCCGCCGCGACCCTGCCCGTCACCCTGATCATGCTCGAGGCCGTCCGCGACTGGCACGACCTCACCGGCGAGATGGTGGGCGTCAAGCCCGCCGGCGGCATCCGCACCAGCAAGGACGCCATCAAGTTCCTCGTCACCGTGAGCGAGATCGCGGGCGACGACTGGCTGGACCCGTTCTGGTTCCGGTTCGGTGCATCCAGCCTGCTCAACGACCTGCTGCTGCAGCGTCAGCGGATGCGGATCGGTGCCTACTCCGGCCCGGACTACATCACCGACGACTCCCCGAGCCTGTATTGA
- a CDS encoding aldehyde dehydrogenase family protein: protein MAKFEYAPAPESRAVVDLAPSYGLFINGEFTESQGGSAFKTVNPATEEVLSEVTDASAADVDRAVAAARRAYNGVWGRMSGADRGKYLFRIARILQERAREFAVLETLDNGKPIKESRDVDVPLAAAHFFYHAGWADKLEYAGLGTNPRAHGVVGQVIPWNFPLLMLAWKIAPALATGNTVVLKPAETTPLTALLFADVVQQADLPPGVVNIVTGAGGTGQAIVDHPDIDKLAFTGSTGVGKMIARSIAGTRKKATLELGGKAANIIFEDAAIDQAVEGIVNGIFFNQGHVCCAGSRLLVQENIAEDVERRLKRRLQTLRVGDPLDKNTDVGAINSKAQLSRITELTDAGEAEGAERWDNGCELPAKGFWFRPTVFTGVSQGHRIAQEEIFGPVLSVLTFRTPQEAVAKANNTPYGLSAGVWTEKGSRILWMADQLRAGVVWANTFNKFDPTSPFGGYKESGYGREGGRHGLSAYVTTESNG from the coding sequence ATGGCCAAGTTCGAGTACGCACCCGCTCCGGAGAGCAGGGCGGTCGTCGACCTCGCCCCCTCCTACGGGCTGTTCATCAACGGCGAGTTCACCGAGTCCCAGGGCGGCTCCGCCTTCAAGACCGTCAACCCGGCGACCGAGGAGGTCCTCTCCGAGGTCACCGACGCGAGCGCCGCCGACGTCGACCGTGCCGTCGCCGCCGCCCGCCGCGCCTACAACGGGGTATGGGGCCGGATGTCCGGTGCCGACCGCGGCAAGTACCTCTTCCGTATCGCGCGCATCCTCCAGGAGCGCGCCCGTGAGTTCGCGGTCCTCGAGACCCTCGACAACGGCAAGCCGATCAAGGAGAGCCGCGACGTCGACGTCCCGCTCGCCGCGGCGCACTTCTTCTACCACGCAGGCTGGGCCGACAAGCTCGAGTACGCCGGTCTCGGCACCAACCCCCGCGCGCACGGCGTCGTCGGCCAGGTCATCCCGTGGAACTTCCCGCTGCTCATGCTCGCGTGGAAGATCGCCCCGGCCCTGGCCACCGGCAACACCGTCGTCCTCAAGCCGGCGGAGACCACGCCGCTGACCGCGCTGCTGTTCGCCGACGTCGTCCAGCAGGCCGACCTGCCCCCGGGTGTCGTCAACATCGTCACCGGCGCAGGCGGCACCGGGCAGGCCATCGTCGACCACCCCGACATCGACAAGCTCGCGTTCACGGGCTCGACCGGTGTCGGCAAGATGATCGCCCGCTCCATCGCCGGAACCCGCAAGAAGGCCACCCTCGAGCTCGGCGGCAAGGCCGCCAACATCATCTTCGAGGACGCCGCCATCGACCAGGCCGTCGAGGGCATCGTCAACGGCATCTTCTTCAACCAGGGCCACGTCTGCTGCGCCGGCTCGCGCCTGCTCGTCCAGGAGAACATCGCCGAGGACGTCGAGCGCCGCCTCAAGCGTCGCCTGCAGACCCTGCGCGTCGGCGACCCGCTCGACAAGAACACCGACGTCGGCGCCATCAACTCCAAGGCCCAGCTGTCCCGCATCACCGAGCTCACCGACGCCGGCGAGGCCGAGGGCGCCGAGCGCTGGGACAACGGCTGCGAGCTGCCGGCCAAGGGCTTCTGGTTCCGTCCCACCGTCTTCACCGGCGTCAGCCAGGGCCACCGCATCGCCCAGGAGGAGATCTTCGGACCCGTCCTGTCGGTGCTGACCTTCCGCACGCCGCAGGAGGCGGTCGCGAAGGCCAACAACACGCCATACGGGCTGTCCGCTGGCGTCTGGACCGAGAAGGGCTCGCGCATCCTCTGGATGGCCGACCAGCTCCGGGCCGGCGTCGTCTGGGCCAACACCTTCAACAAGTTCGACCCGACAAGCCCGTTCGGTGGCTATAAGGAGTCGGGCTACGGCCGCGAGGGTGGCCGCCACGGCCTGTCCGCCTACGTCACGACTGAAAGCAACGGGTGA
- a CDS encoding aldehyde dehydrogenase family protein, with translation MPTNQRTATDARVDVRKTYKLYIGGKFPRSESGRSYEVLDGRGRFLANASQGSRKDARDAVVAARAAFPKWAGATAYNRGQVLYRVAEVMEGRRAQFVAEVRASEGLTERRAEAVVNAAIDRWVWYAGWTDKLAQVLGGLNPVAGPYFDISAPEPTGVVGVLAPQRSSLLGLVSVVAPVIASGNTAVVLTSELRPLPAITLSEALATSDVPGGVVNLITGRTAEVAPWIASHRDVNAIDLAGAAEAEGIAWGDLELAAAENLKRVVRPAGEGSDAVEPDWTRTPDMSRMTAFLETKTVWHPKGR, from the coding sequence ATGCCGACCAACCAGCGGACTGCCACCGACGCCCGCGTCGACGTGCGCAAGACCTACAAGCTCTACATCGGCGGGAAGTTCCCCCGCTCGGAGTCGGGCCGTTCCTACGAGGTCCTCGACGGCCGGGGCCGGTTCCTCGCCAACGCGTCGCAGGGCTCGCGCAAGGACGCGCGTGACGCGGTCGTCGCCGCCCGCGCCGCGTTCCCCAAGTGGGCCGGGGCGACCGCATACAACCGCGGCCAGGTGCTCTACCGCGTCGCCGAGGTGATGGAGGGCCGTCGAGCCCAGTTCGTCGCCGAGGTGCGCGCCAGCGAGGGCCTGACCGAGCGTCGCGCCGAGGCCGTCGTCAACGCCGCGATCGACCGCTGGGTCTGGTACGCCGGCTGGACCGACAAGCTCGCGCAGGTGCTCGGCGGGCTCAACCCCGTCGCCGGGCCGTACTTCGACATCTCGGCCCCCGAGCCGACCGGGGTCGTGGGCGTCCTTGCGCCCCAACGCTCTTCGCTGCTCGGCCTCGTCTCGGTCGTCGCCCCGGTGATCGCCTCGGGCAACACCGCCGTCGTCCTCACCAGCGAGCTGCGTCCGCTGCCCGCGATCACGCTGTCCGAGGCGCTGGCCACCTCCGACGTCCCCGGTGGCGTGGTCAACCTCATCACCGGTCGCACCGCCGAGGTCGCACCGTGGATCGCCTCGCACCGTGACGTCAACGCCATCGACCTGGCCGGTGCGGCCGAGGCCGAAGGCATCGCCTGGGGTGACCTGGAGCTCGCTGCCGCGGAGAACCTCAAGCGCGTGGTCCGTCCCGCCGGCGAGGGCAGCGACGCCGTCGAGCCCGACTGGACCCGCACCCCGGACATGTCCCGGATGACGGCGTTCCTCGAGACCAAGACCGTCTGGCACCCCAAGGGCCGCTGA
- a CDS encoding AAA family ATPase: MTADHPGDHTAARVVVLAGPSGAGKSRLAQRLHAAHGWPIVRLDDFYRDEDDPAMPRSEELGIVDWDHPDSWNRGAAVEALYTLVTSGSVRTPVYDIATSRAVDSTTVEAGPHDLVLAEGIFAAEIIGDLRERGLLAGAYCVHHRPFVTFVRRLARDLQERRKPPWTLVRRGLALMRAEPAVVARQEALGATPARAKDLEPLLSALAR; the protein is encoded by the coding sequence TTGACGGCCGACCACCCCGGCGACCACACCGCCGCCCGGGTGGTCGTCCTCGCGGGACCGAGCGGGGCGGGCAAGTCCCGCCTCGCCCAACGCCTCCACGCCGCCCACGGCTGGCCCATCGTCCGCCTCGACGACTTCTACCGCGACGAGGACGACCCGGCGATGCCGCGCAGCGAGGAGCTCGGCATCGTCGACTGGGACCACCCGGACTCCTGGAACCGCGGTGCCGCCGTCGAGGCGCTGTACACGCTCGTGACGTCGGGCTCCGTCCGCACCCCGGTGTACGACATCGCCACCAGCCGCGCGGTCGACTCGACGACCGTCGAGGCGGGACCCCACGACCTCGTCCTCGCCGAGGGCATCTTCGCCGCCGAGATCATCGGCGACCTGCGCGAGCGGGGCCTGCTCGCCGGGGCGTACTGCGTGCACCACCGCCCCTTCGTCACCTTCGTCCGACGCCTGGCCCGCGACCTCCAGGAGCGCCGGAAGCCGCCGTGGACCCTCGTCCGCCGTGGCTTGGCGCTGATGCGCGCCGAGCCCGCCGTCGTCGCCCGGCAGGAGGCGCTCGGCGCGACACCGGCCCGCGCCAAGGACCTCGAACCGCTGCTCTCCGCCCTCGCCCGCTGA
- a CDS encoding glycerophosphoryl diester phosphodiesterase membrane domain-containing protein: protein MSDTDGGAVPPPTSTGWAAPGSAPTPAPAPTPMPTSPSQAPSAPPNGEPAAYGPPVGAPAPMATGAPVPHWSTALTAHKPGIIALRPLGFGDILEGAFAAMRRNPKTFFGLALLTSLAILLFVAAIVALGYLVVTQIGSSDAADVLLAVGALGGFTLLYVASAVTAVALTGMLSYPVGEAVLGRKPSIGETWRRTRGKILRLVGLCLILFIPVVIVFAGLITLSIVAFDQGSNFAGAVGIFAVLAASVAMVYVGIRLALATPALVLEELGVVQSLRRSWGLTAGRFWRTLGVLFVASFIVGVVQQVLAFGFQIVGVALGVAFTSTVSGQGGEIAFAVIVFGITIIGSLLASLLAQPFLAAVSALLYTDARIRKEGFDLALIRAATGSRVAG, encoded by the coding sequence ATGAGCGACACCGACGGCGGAGCCGTGCCACCGCCCACGTCCACCGGGTGGGCCGCGCCGGGTTCGGCACCGACCCCAGCCCCGGCCCCGACGCCGATGCCGACGTCACCCAGCCAGGCACCGTCGGCTCCCCCGAATGGTGAGCCCGCGGCATACGGACCACCTGTCGGTGCACCCGCACCGATGGCCACGGGCGCTCCGGTGCCCCACTGGAGCACCGCCCTCACGGCCCACAAGCCGGGCATCATCGCTTTGCGCCCGTTGGGGTTCGGCGACATCCTCGAGGGCGCCTTCGCCGCCATGCGACGCAACCCGAAGACGTTCTTCGGCCTGGCGCTGCTCACCTCGCTGGCGATCCTGCTGTTCGTGGCGGCGATCGTGGCACTGGGCTACCTCGTCGTCACCCAGATCGGTTCGTCCGACGCGGCGGACGTCCTGCTGGCCGTCGGCGCCCTCGGGGGCTTCACCCTCCTCTACGTCGCGAGCGCCGTCACCGCCGTGGCCCTCACCGGGATGCTCTCCTACCCCGTCGGCGAGGCCGTCCTGGGACGCAAGCCCTCGATCGGTGAGACCTGGCGGCGCACGCGCGGCAAGATCCTGCGGCTCGTCGGCCTGTGCCTCATCTTGTTCATCCCCGTGGTCATCGTCTTCGCCGGGCTCATCACCCTGAGCATCGTGGCTTTCGACCAGGGCTCGAACTTCGCTGGCGCAGTGGGCATCTTCGCCGTGCTGGCCGCTTCGGTGGCGATGGTCTACGTCGGGATCCGGCTGGCGCTGGCGACTCCGGCGCTCGTGCTCGAGGAGCTCGGCGTGGTGCAGTCGCTGCGGCGCTCGTGGGGCCTGACGGCGGGCAGGTTCTGGCGGACCCTCGGCGTGCTGTTCGTCGCGTCCTTCATCGTCGGCGTCGTCCAGCAGGTCCTCGCGTTCGGGTTCCAGATCGTCGGAGTCGCCCTGGGGGTGGCCTTCACCTCGACCGTCAGCGGGCAGGGTGGCGAGATCGCGTTCGCCGTCATCGTCTTCGGCATCACCATCATCGGGTCGCTGCTCGCGTCCCTGCTGGCCCAGCCGTTCCTGGCCGCCGTGAGCGCGCTCCTCTACACCGACGCCCGGATCCGCAAGGAGGGCTTCGACCTCGCCCTGATCCGCGCGGCGACCGGGTCACGGGTCGCGGGGTGA
- a CDS encoding DUF4129 domain-containing protein: protein MSRSAVLSHLLAVPARLDPGNDEARSWLRDELAKPAYRDTRDPLQRAMDAIEEWLTDLLSGANAPSDPVPTIVAVLATLALVALVVHALRFVRRTERRRGTGPEAVLGDERLTAAQFRARAEKALAEQRYDACVLDALRSVAAGAVERTVLEDAPSLTAHEIAARLATTFPAQARDLGVAADRFDAVAYGDQEATREAAEQLLALERAVAAARPVREAADRGRQPAGAPS, encoded by the coding sequence GTGAGTCGTTCCGCGGTGCTGTCGCACCTCCTTGCGGTCCCCGCACGCCTCGACCCCGGCAACGACGAGGCCCGCAGCTGGTTGCGCGACGAGCTCGCCAAACCTGCGTACCGCGACACCCGTGACCCGCTCCAGCGGGCGATGGACGCGATCGAGGAGTGGCTGACCGACCTGCTCAGCGGGGCCAACGCCCCGTCCGACCCGGTGCCGACCATCGTGGCCGTGCTGGCCACGCTCGCCCTGGTGGCGCTGGTCGTCCATGCCTTGCGCTTCGTGCGCCGCACCGAGCGGCGTCGCGGCACAGGCCCTGAAGCCGTCCTGGGCGACGAGCGCCTCACGGCGGCGCAGTTCCGCGCGCGGGCGGAGAAGGCGCTGGCCGAGCAGCGGTACGACGCCTGCGTTCTCGACGCCCTGCGCTCTGTCGCAGCGGGTGCCGTCGAGCGCACGGTCCTCGAGGACGCCCCGTCGTTGACCGCGCACGAGATCGCCGCCCGCCTCGCGACGACGTTCCCGGCGCAGGCCCGGGACCTCGGGGTGGCCGCTGACCGGTTCGACGCCGTGGCGTACGGCGACCAGGAGGCCACGCGCGAGGCCGCCGAGCAGCTGTTGGCGCTCGAGCGGGCGGTGGCTGCCGCGCGTCCCGTGCGCGAGGCCGCCGACCGGGGACGACAGCCCGCAGGGGCTCCCTCGTGA
- a CDS encoding DUF4350 domain-containing protein yields the protein MTLHVWDRTEVASGNSARRRAMWAVVLVVVVALVVAAVVLGVRRNAHQGEALDPQNPGREGAQALASVLRDRGVEVDVVRSEDDLLESPVAAGTTVLVTRTGELSDQTAATLAEHASGADRLVLVQPDRFLLLALDLPVETGGQSAAPETVTAGCTIDGLATGDRVRPSPRTYVPTGPGPTSCFRHTDSFELVSVPPAAGQPEVLVMGNGDVFANSTITEEDHAGIALRLLGRGDRVVWYVPSALDISDEDTTPTSEIPKALWPLTFLSVFALLVLMLWRGRRFGPLVTEPLPAVVKAIETTQSRGRLYRRARDTERAGTVLRARTAKRLAAYLGLPLGAAPATVARAAAAATGRDPQAVVALFTDPPPTTEAALVALANDLTDLEKEVRRA from the coding sequence GTGACGCTGCACGTCTGGGACCGCACCGAGGTCGCCTCCGGGAACTCCGCGCGACGCCGGGCGATGTGGGCGGTCGTCCTCGTGGTGGTGGTCGCCCTGGTCGTGGCCGCCGTCGTCCTCGGCGTCCGCCGCAACGCCCACCAGGGCGAGGCGCTCGACCCGCAGAACCCCGGGCGGGAAGGTGCCCAGGCCCTCGCCTCCGTCCTGCGCGACCGCGGGGTGGAGGTGGACGTCGTGCGCAGCGAGGACGACCTGCTCGAGTCTCCCGTGGCTGCCGGCACCACCGTCCTGGTCACCCGCACCGGGGAGCTCTCCGACCAGACCGCCGCCACCCTGGCCGAGCACGCCTCGGGCGCCGACCGGCTCGTGCTCGTCCAACCGGACCGCTTCCTGCTGCTGGCCCTCGACCTGCCGGTGGAGACGGGCGGACAGTCCGCCGCCCCCGAGACCGTGACGGCCGGCTGCACGATCGACGGCCTCGCGACCGGCGACCGCGTGCGTCCCTCGCCGCGGACCTACGTCCCGACCGGACCCGGACCCACCTCGTGCTTCCGCCACACCGACTCGTTCGAGCTCGTGTCGGTCCCACCCGCCGCCGGGCAGCCCGAGGTGCTCGTCATGGGCAACGGCGACGTGTTCGCCAACAGCACGATCACCGAGGAGGACCACGCGGGCATCGCGCTGCGCCTGCTCGGCCGCGGCGACCGGGTCGTCTGGTACGTCCCCTCGGCGCTGGACATCAGCGACGAGGACACCACCCCGACCTCGGAGATCCCCAAGGCGCTGTGGCCGCTGACGTTCTTGTCGGTGTTCGCGCTGCTGGTGCTCATGCTGTGGCGGGGGCGCCGGTTCGGCCCGCTGGTGACCGAGCCCCTCCCCGCCGTCGTCAAGGCCATCGAGACCACCCAGAGCCGCGGCCGCCTGTACCGCCGGGCCCGCGACACCGAGCGTGCGGGAACCGTCCTGCGGGCCCGCACCGCCAAGCGGCTGGCCGCCTACCTCGGCCTCCCGCTGGGCGCCGCCCCCGCGACGGTCGCCCGGGCAGCAGCCGCTGCCACCGGACGCGACCCCCAAGCGGTCGTCGCCCTGTTCACCGACCCACCTCCGACCACCGAGGCGGCCCTGGTCGCCCTCGCCAACGACCTGACCGACCTCGAGAAGGAAGTGCGCCGCGCATGA